The following are encoded together in the Cynocephalus volans isolate mCynVol1 chromosome 4, mCynVol1.pri, whole genome shotgun sequence genome:
- the LOC134376310 gene encoding olfactory receptor 52E4-like, whose amino-acid sequence MPDLNATSFTNPTTFILMGIPGLEHLHIWISIPFCLMYVVALMGNIVILFIIKTETVLHEPMFYFLSMLAITDLILSTTTFPKMLGVFWFNYHEINFHACLTQMFLIHAFSGVESGLLVAMALDRYVAICNPLRHSSILTNSAVVQVGIVALLRGLVLMTPHPFLVRRWPYCQTNVVPHTYCEHMAVVKLACADISINSLYSLAVIIIIVGTDVTCISMSYIQILHTVFSLPSKNARLKTLSTCGSHVCVILIFYIPALFSFLTHRFSKQIPLHTHILLANMYLLVPPMLNPIIYGVRTKQIRECVLQHFMTKINLKFWVPLFYLSLPSYYRLL is encoded by the coding sequence ATGCCTGACTTGAATGCCACCTCATTCACCAATCCCACTACCTTCATCCTGATGGGCATACCTGGTCTGGAACACTTGCACATTTGGATATCCATCCCTTTCTGCTTAATGTATGTTGTTGCCCTCATGGGAAACATAGTCATCCTTTTCATCATCAAAACTGAGACTGTTCTCCATGAACCcatgttctattttctttccatgTTGGCCATCACGGACCTCATCCTGTCAACCACTACTTTTCCCAAGATGTTGGGTGTCTTCTGGTTCAATTACCATGAGATCAACTTCCATGCCTGCCTCACTCAGATGTTTCTCATCCATGCTTTCTCTGGGGTGGAATCAGGGCTTCTTGTGGCCATGGCATTGGACCGGTATGTGGCAATCTGCAATCCTCTGAGACATTCGTCCATTCTTACAAATTCTGCAGTGGTTCAGGTTGGCATAGTGGCACTTCTACGTGGGTTAGTGTTAATGACACCACATCCCTTTCTGGTAAGAAGATGGCCATATTGCCAGACCAATGTGGTCCCCCACACATACTGTGAGCATATGGCCGTGGTGAAATTGGCTTGTGCAGACATTTCTATCAATAGTCTTTATAGTTTGGCAGTCATTATAATAATTGTTGGGACAGATGTGACATGCATCTCTATGTCCTACATACAGATACTTCATACTGTATTCAGTCTCCCTTCTAAAAATGCCAGGTTGAAGACACTCAGCACTTGTGGGTCCCATGTTTGTGTCATCCTCATCTTCTACATCcctgctcttttttctttcctcacccACCGTTTTAGTAAGCAGATACCACTCCACACCCACATCCTGCTGGCCAACATGTATCTGTTGGTACCTCCTATGCTGAACCCCATTATCTATGGAGTAAGGACCAAACAAATCCGAGAATGTGTCCTGCAACATTTCAtgacaaaaatcaatttaaaattctGGGTCCCCCTTTTCTACTTATCACTACCCTCCTATTACcgtttgttataa